Genomic segment of Paenalkalicoccus suaedae:
AGAGAAAAAGAAAGAAACGTTAGCCGGTATTGCGGAAGGTGATGTTATCGAAGGCACTGTTCAACGATTAACAGACTTTGGCGCATTTGTTGATGTTGGTGGCGTTGACGGTCTTGTTCACATTTCACAAATGGCTCATCAGCACGTAGAATCACCATCTGATGTTGTTGCCGAAGGAGATAAAGTGAACGTGAAGGTTCTTTCTGTCGATCCTGACAACGAGAGGATTTCTCTGTCGATTAAAGATACTCTCCCTGGGCCATGGGAGACAGTAAAAGATCAAATTAAGCAAGATGATATTGTAGACGGTGTAGTAAAACGTCTTGTATCATTTGGGGCATTTGTTGAAGTAGCACCTGGCGTAGAAGGTCTTGTCCATATTTCACAAATTGCTAATCGTCATATCGCAACTGCCGGAGAAGTACTGACAGAAGGCGATGAAGTAAAAGCAAAAGTACTTGATGTGAATACGGAAGAAAAACGAATTTCATTAAGTATTCGAGCGTTAGATGAAGAAAAGCAACAAAAAATAGATAACCAACAAAAAGAAGCCTATAAAAAAGAAGACGACCACTCTGGTTTTTCTTTAGGTGATATGATTGGTGATCAATTAGACAAATACAAAAAATAAGCTAGCATAAAAAGGGCGTCATGACGAAGGGTGTCATGGCACCCTTTTTTTACATAACACGCTTTTAGAGAAGGTGACATCTATGAGTAGAGAAAAACGAAAGTTAGATCATATTGAACATGCCCTTAAGACTGGTCAAGCAGGAGATAATGGACTTGAGGACGTAAAGTTTGTTCATCAAAGCTTACCTAATAGCTCGGTAGAAGCAGTGGACTTGTCAACCTCACTAGCAACGCTCTCTTTCGATGCTCCATTTATGATAAATGCGATGACTGGTGGCGGTGGAACTGCTACGGAGGGAATTAATAGGCAGCTAGCTGAAATAGCAGCTCATTTTCATGTTCCAATTGCAGTTGGTTCGCAAATGGCAGCATTAAGAGACCCCGATCAAGAGCAATCCTTTAAAGTTGTGAGAGAATATAATAAAGAGGGTCTCGTTTTTGCTAACTTAGGTAGTGAAGCAACGGTTGAGCAAGCGAAACGAGCCTGTGATTTAATCAAAGCCGATCTTTTACAAATCCATATTAATACGGTCCAAGAGCTTGTCATGCCGGAAGGTGATAGAAGCTTTGATGGGGCATTAGAGCGAATCTCGCAAATACAAGAGGCGCTTCCTATTCCTGTCATGGTGAAGGAAGTAGGCTTTGGTATGAGCAAAGAAGCTGCTACGAAATTAGCACCAATTGTTGATGCGATCGATGTAGGTGGATATGGTGGCACAAATTTTTCGAAAATCGAAAACGCTAGAAGAGAAATGCCATATTCATTTTTCGATGATTGGGGGATTTCAACTGCCGCAAGCATTGTAGAAACACGTGAAGGGTTTTCAAAAGGTGTCTCGGCAACTGGTGGTATTCGTTCTGCTACAGAGATTGCTAAAAGTATCGCTCTTGGTGCTGATATGTGTGGAATGGCAGGATACGTTTTAAAGCTCCTCCAAAATGGTGGGCAAAAACATGCGATCCAAACATTATCACACATGCTTGAAGAGCTTACGTTTATTATGACGGCTTTAGGTGCAAGTGATGTAGGCGCCCTAAAACAAGTCCCTCTTGTGATTCAAGGTAATACGTATCATTGGTTATCTCAACGTGATTTACATCCAGAGAAATTTGCAAGACGCTAATAATGAAGATTATGTCACTCCCTTTTTGCCAATACTTTTAAGTAGGTAAAAGGGGAGTGATTTTTTTGAATGAGTATCTTTTATACGCATGGATATGCTGTTATCTGCTTTCGGTCTTCTACCCTCTAACGAGAAGGAAGGAAAAAAGACTCGTACTAGTCTGCATCGTAACAGGAGTATTTGTACCACTATTAGCTTTAGCTATCTTAAGCCTGAATGGTTTTATTCGTCTCATAAAGTTGAATCGAAAAGAGACTTTTTTAGCGTTTGTATTCGTGATGCTTTTTAGTATATATGTAATGGAAATTATTAGAAGACAGTATATTGCCCCGATGCTATTTATCGAGTCACCACTCATAACGTTCGCTTTACCTCTCCTTTTTTTGTTATTTTTACCTAAGGAGATTCTTCAGGTCATGATTCGTTTAAGCCCAAGCGTCGCTTTGGTAGGCTTAGTTGTTATTTATGGGATGCACATCTTTCATAGTTTACCTACTGAGCATTATTTCTTAACCATTTTTATGAGTAGTAACGCGTGCTTACTTCTTATAGAAAAGGGAGTAGAGGTAAGAGAAAGAATGCTCAAAAAACAAATTAACAGTCACTATTTAGAGCAATTAAAAAAGCAAGCGTGAATTGCCCTGTTTGAATCGTGATAACTCTGCTATAATAGGGAAGTTATGTCCGTTTATTTTTTATAAGGAAAGTGGGGAAATACTGTGAGAAAACCAGTATTAGCCATCGTTGGAAGACCAAATGTAGGAAAATCGACGATATTTAATCGAATTGCTGGCGCGAGAATCGCCATTGTTGAAGATAAGCCAGGTGTCACTAGAGACCGTATTTATAGCTCTGGTGAATGGCTACACCACACGTTTTTTGTTATTGATACGGGTGGTATTGAAATGAATGATGAACCTTTAATGGCTCAGATGAGAATGCAGGCTGAACTAGCGATAGATGAAGCAGATGTCATTTGCTTTGTTGTAAACGGTCGTGAGGGAATGACAGCTGCAGACGAAGAAGTAGCTCAAATGCTATTTAGATCTAAAAAACCTATCGTTGTTGCAGTAAATAAGATGGACGATCCGGGGATGCACGAAAAACTATACGAATTTTATAGTTTAGGTCTTGGTACACCACATCCTATTTCAGGATCTCATGGCTTAGGACTTGGGGATCTTTTAGATGAAGCAGCAGAGCATTTCCCTAAGCATGATGGAGATGGCTATGACGATGATACAATTAAAATGAGTTTAATTGGTCGACCTAACGTAGGTAAGTCCTCGTTAGTAAACGCTATTTTAGGCGAAGAACGCGTTATCGTAAGTAATATTCCAGGGACAACGCGTGATGCTATTGATACTCCGTTTACAAAAGACGAGCAGAATTATGTTGTGATTGATACTGCCGGCATGCGTAAGCGTGGTAAGGTATATGAATCTACAGAAAAATATAGTGTCCTTCGAGCTTTGCGCGCGATCGACCGCTCTGATGTCGTTCTTTTCGTTATTAACGGAGAAGAAGGAATTATTGAGCAG
This window contains:
- the rpsA gene encoding 30S ribosomal protein S1 is translated as MVEEMNNEMTEFESLSVGDLVKGTIAKVEDKQAYVNVGYKIDGVLPISELSSLHVETMSDALSEGEEHEFKVTKLTEEELVLSKKAVVAEKAWEDMQKRIDSGEVFEATVADVVKGGLVVDVGVRGFIPASLVERHYVEDFSDYKGKTLRLKAVEMDRERNKLILSQRAVLDAEASEKKKETLAGIAEGDVIEGTVQRLTDFGAFVDVGGVDGLVHISQMAHQHVESPSDVVAEGDKVNVKVLSVDPDNERISLSIKDTLPGPWETVKDQIKQDDIVDGVVKRLVSFGAFVEVAPGVEGLVHISQIANRHIATAGEVLTEGDEVKAKVLDVNTEEKRISLSIRALDEEKQQKIDNQQKEAYKKEDDHSGFSLGDMIGDQLDKYKK
- the der gene encoding ribosome biogenesis GTPase Der; amino-acid sequence: MRKPVLAIVGRPNVGKSTIFNRIAGARIAIVEDKPGVTRDRIYSSGEWLHHTFFVIDTGGIEMNDEPLMAQMRMQAELAIDEADVICFVVNGREGMTAADEEVAQMLFRSKKPIVVAVNKMDDPGMHEKLYEFYSLGLGTPHPISGSHGLGLGDLLDEAAEHFPKHDGDGYDDDTIKMSLIGRPNVGKSSLVNAILGEERVIVSNIPGTTRDAIDTPFTKDEQNYVVIDTAGMRKRGKVYESTEKYSVLRALRAIDRSDVVLFVINGEEGIIEQDKKIAGYAHEAGRAVVIVVNKWDVVEKDDKTMQLFEQNIREHFLFLDYAPVVFLSALTKQKLQNLLPVVKEVSESHNLRVQTNVLNDVILDAVTMNPTPTDHGGRRLRINYATQVSVAPPTIVLFVNDPELMHFSYKRYLENKIREAFGFVGTPIHIIARKKSD
- the fni gene encoding type 2 isopentenyl-diphosphate Delta-isomerase, yielding MSREKRKLDHIEHALKTGQAGDNGLEDVKFVHQSLPNSSVEAVDLSTSLATLSFDAPFMINAMTGGGGTATEGINRQLAEIAAHFHVPIAVGSQMAALRDPDQEQSFKVVREYNKEGLVFANLGSEATVEQAKRACDLIKADLLQIHINTVQELVMPEGDRSFDGALERISQIQEALPIPVMVKEVGFGMSKEAATKLAPIVDAIDVGGYGGTNFSKIENARREMPYSFFDDWGISTAASIVETREGFSKGVSATGGIRSATEIAKSIALGADMCGMAGYVLKLLQNGGQKHAIQTLSHMLEELTFIMTALGASDVGALKQVPLVIQGNTYHWLSQRDLHPEKFARR